The following are encoded together in the Salvia hispanica cultivar TCC Black 2014 chromosome 6, UniMelb_Shisp_WGS_1.0, whole genome shotgun sequence genome:
- the LOC125193012 gene encoding 11-beta-hydroxysteroid dehydrogenase B-like isoform X2 — protein sequence MDMLNSVLNLFVPPASLVMLAFAWPALTFINTCEWLYNSYFLESHQLMHNKVVVITGASSGIGEQIAYEYAKRGAILVLVARREQRLRAISENARRLGAPNVMIVAADVVKEDDCRRFINETINQYGRVDHLVNSASLGHTFYFEEATDTNVFPILMDINFWGNVYPTHVALPYLRESNGRVIVNASVENWLPLPRMSLYAAAKSALINFYETLRFEVKDEVGITVATHGWIGTEMSRGKFMVEEGAEMQWKEEREVEASGGAVEEFARLIVAGACRGDPYVKYPSWYDIFFLYRVFAPKVLYWTFQFLLTGGGARRTSFIGTGRPLIEASPTMTRRRVVDHQRVE from the exons ATGGATATGTTAAACAGCGTGCTGAATCTGTTTGTGCCGCCGGCGAGCTTGGTGATGCTGGCCTTCGCCTGGCCGGCTCTCACCTTCATCAACACCTGTGAATGGCTCTACAACTCCTACTTCCTCGAATCTCACCAGCTTATGCACAACAAGGTCGTCGTCATCACCGGAGCTTCTTCCGGCATCGGAGAG CAAATTGCGTATGAATATGCGAAGAGGGGGGCCATTCTTGTATTGGTTGCGCGTAGAGAACAAAGGCTTAGAGCAATAAGTGAGAATGCTAGAAGGCTTGGGGCGCCCAATGTAATGATAGTGGCTGCCGATGTTGTCAAAGAGGACGACTGCAGGAGATTTATCAACGAAACCATTAACCAATATGGTCGCG TGGATCATCTGGTAAATTCTGCAAGTTTAGGCCATACTTTCTACTTTGAGGAGGCCACAGACACCAATGTCTTCCCTATTCTaatg GACATAAACTTCTGGGGTAATGTTTATCCGACCCACGTAGCACTTCCATATCTACGTGAATCCAACGGTCGTGTCATTGTCAATGCATCTGTCGAGAACTGGCTACCTTTGCCTCGGATGAGTTTATATGCT GCGGCAAAATCAGCTCTGATAAACTTTTACGAGACACTACGGTTTGAAGTGAAGGACGAGGTTGGAATTACAGTCGCGACGCATGGTTGGATCGGAACTGAGATGTCGAGAGGAAAATTCATGGTGGAGGAAGGCGCAGAGATGCAATGGAAGGAAGAAAGAGAA GTGGAGGCATCGGGTGGTGCGGTGGAGGAGTTTGCGAGGTTGATAGTGGCGGGCGCTTGCAGAGGCGATCCGTACGTGAAGTATCCGAGCTGGTACGACATTTTCTTCTTGTATAGGGTGTTTGCACCCAAGGTCCTCTACTGGACGTTCCAGTTTCTCCTAACTGGTGGCGGAGCACGGCGCACCTCTTTCATCGGAACGGGTAGGCCCCTTATAGAGGCCTCCCCGACGATGACGAGGCGGCGAGTAGTCGACCACCAGAGAGTTGAGTGA
- the LOC125193011 gene encoding probable serine/threonine-protein kinase At1g09600, translating to MGCICSKQSNVHDFVPEVEKIRDHPKYNSTAIYKERPKSGPHRHSATISSTDGRQQAMCRVGGIPHSAKAEQVAAGWPSWLASVAGEAVHGWTPRSPRSYQKLNRIGQGTYSTVYRGRDLTTNKIVAMKLVRFSNMDPDSVRFMAREICMLRRLDHVNVMKLEALVISRISGSVYLVFEYMEHDLAGLVASLEVKFTEAQIKCYVRQMLLGLQHCHSRGILHRDIKGSNLLVGDDGVLKIGDFGLATSFGPDRKQALTSHVVTLWYRAPELLLGATEYGVEIDMWSVGCIIAELFAGKPIMPGSTEVEQMHKIFKLCGSPSEEYWGKSNLPQATSFRPRRPYRRRVAEAFKHFPSSALALVETLLSIDPALRGTASSALKSTFFTSRPLPCDPSSLPKYPPCKELDAKLREEEARRQNAEIVIDDGAEHQRAALEKTCSHDPNTSSQNEKDDAHHSIARQASQLRAKGVSNNDSMDYIAKKKRIFRSGPLIPQGGNADELLKEHERQLQEALRKSHQGKRRDKAGQGEMNMPKY from the exons ATGGGATGCATTTGTTCAAAACAGTCAAATGTACATGATTTTGTTCCTGAAGTAGAAAAGATTAGAGATCATCCTAAATATAATAGCACTGCTATTTACAAGGAGAGGCCTAAAAGTGGCCCTCACAGGCATTCAGCAACTATTAGTTCAACAGATGGAAGACAACAGGCTATGTGTAGAGTCGGAGGCATACCACACAGTGCCAAAGCCGAGCAGGTTGCTGCTGGATGGCCCTCGTGGCTTGCCTCCGTTGCTGGGGAGGCCGTTCATGGCTGGACTCCGAGGAGTCCACGTTCGTACCAAAAATTGAACAGA ATAGGGCAAGGGACTTACAGTACTGTTTACCGGGGGCGTGACCTAACAACGAATAAGATTGTAGCAATGAAGCTAGTGAGATTTTCAAACATGGATCCAGACAGTGTCCGGTTCATGGCAAGGGAGATTTGCATGCTTCGGAGGTTGGACCATGTGAATGTGATGAAACTCGAAGCTCTTGTGATATCGAGGATCTCAGGGAGCGTGTACCTTGTGTTCGAGTACATGGAGCACGATCTTGCTGGACTTGTAGCATCACTGGAGGTCAAATTCACCGAAGCTCAG ATCAAATGTTATGTTAGGCAAATGTTGCTAGGACTACAACACTGTCATAGTCGAGGCATTCTTCATCGCGATATCAAGGGCTCAAATCTTCTAGTTGGTGATGATGGAGTGCTTAAAATCGGGGATTTTGGTCTGGCAACATCCTTTGGCCCTGACCGGAAGCAGGCATTGACTAGCCATGTCGTAACTCTGTGGTACAGAGCCCCCGAGCTACTGTTGGGTGCAACGGAGTACGGAGTAGAGATTGATATGTGGAGTGTCGGTTGCATTATTGCTGAACTCTTTGCAGGGAAGCCTATCATGCCCGGAAGTACCGAG GTGGAACAAATGCATAAGATATTCAAACTATGTGGTTCACCATCAGAGGAGTATTGGGGGAAATCAAATTTACCTCAGGCTACTAGCTTTAGGCCACGGAGGCCATACAGACGACGTGTTGCAGAAGCTTTCAAACACTTCCCTTCGTCGGCTTTGGCCCTGGTGGAAACGCTTCTCTCTATTGACCCAGCACTCAGAGGCACGGCTTCTTCTGCACTCAAAAGCACG TTCTTCACTTCACGCCCTCTTCCCTGTGATCCGTCTAGCTTACCCAAATATCCACCATGTAAGGAGCTCGATGCCAAGCTTCGAGAAGAGGAAGCAAGAAG GCAAAATGCAGAGATTGTAATAGACGACGGAGCTGAACAT CAAAGAGCGGCTTTGGAGAAGACATGCTCTCATGACCCAAACACGTCCTCTCAGAATGAAAAAGATGATGCTCACCATTCAATTGCCCGACAGGCTTCTCAACTACGTGCAAAGGGCGTGTCTAATAATGATTCGATG GATTACATTGCTAAGAAGAAGAGGATATTTCGGTCTGGGCCATTGATACCTCAAGGAGGCAACGCGGACGAATTGCTAAAAGAGCACGAGAGACAACTTCAAGAGGCGTTGCGCAAATCACACCAAGGCAAAAGGAGAGACAAAGCTGGGCAGGGAGAAATGAACATGCCTAAATACTAG
- the LOC125191747 gene encoding ethylene-responsive transcription factor ERF022-like, translated as MENDHHQEEAETFIGIRKRKWGKWVSEIREPGKKTRVWLGSYEKPEMAAAAYDAAAFHLRGPAARLNFPRLAGLLPKPASDNATDVQAAAQEAAMQIAGRRAAEAGRVGLSASQIEAINEMPLDSPKLWMQGMEMGVQDYFVYNHHQHMEVNHHDQLDYYPIWD; from the coding sequence atggAAAATGATCATCATCAAGAAGAAGCGGAGACGTTCATCGGAATCAGGAAGCGCAAATGGGGGAAATGGGTGTCGGAAATCCGCGAGCCCGGCAAGAAAACCCGGGTCTGGCTAGGGAGCTACGAGAAGCCGGAGATGGCCGCCGCCGCCTACGACGCTGCGGCATTCCACCTAAGAGGCCCCGCCGCGCGCCTCAACTTCCCCCGCCTGGCGGGCCTCCTCCCGAAGCCGGCAAGCGACAATGCCACGGATGTTCAGGCCGCGGCGCAGGAGGCCGCCATGCAGATCGCGGGGAGGCGCGCGGCGGAGGCGGGGAGAGTGGGGCTGTCGGCGAGCCAGATTGAGGCTATAAATGAAATGCCACTTGACTCGCCTAAATTGTGGATGCAGGGAATGGAAATGGGAGTGCaagattattttgtttataatcaTCATCAACACATGGAGGTTAATCATCATGATCAATTGGATTATTATCCCATTTgggattaa
- the LOC125194459 gene encoding uncharacterized protein LOC125194459, whose product MDGELQDWELLHHNSDSEPIPFDDIDSTGFIHADYFSLDSLKRYAHSSDDNKSAVSDNPSWIDPSSDDNPARYLHKESTEFWSDSSSDRSEDRNRFTDFSARNELGFHDGIREAGEKGDQVDSNRIEAKSSSGSEELDKVEEKMESGDDHMRNEEIDKKSSHVVVWWKMPMEFVNYFVFRMSPVWTVSVAAAFMGFVILGRRLYKMKKKNKARGLQIKVAVDDKKVSQVMSRAARLNEAFSVVKHVPLIRPSLPAIGITSWPAMAIR is encoded by the exons ATGGATGGCGAGCTTCAAGACTGGGAGCTCCTCCACCACAATTCCGATTCCGAACCAATTCCCTTCGACGACATAGACTCCACCGGCTTCATCCACGCCGATTATTTCTCCCTCGACTCTCTCAAACGATACGCCCACAGTTCCGATGACAACAAGTCCGCCGTCTCGGATAATCCTAGCTGGATTGATCCAAGCTCCGACGACAATCCCGCTCGCTATCTCCACAAGGAATCCACCGAATTCTGGTCCGATTCCAGCAGCGACAGGTCTGAAGATCGCAACAGGTTCACCGATTTCTCAGCTAGAAATGAATTAGGTTTTCACGATGGAATTAGGGAAGCTGGTGAAAAGGGGGATCAAGTGGATTCGAATCGAATTGAGGCAAAATCTAGCAGCGGTTCCGAAGAATTAGACAAAGTGGAGGAGAAGATGGAGAGTGGGGATGATCATATGAGAAACGAAGAGATTGATAAGAAAAGTAGTCATGTGGTAGTGTGGTGGAAGATGCCGATGGAGTTTGTAAACTACTTTGTGTTTCGGATGAGTCCGGTTTGGACAGTCTCTGTGGCGGCTGCTTTCATGGGGTTTGTGATTTTGGGGCGCAGGTTGtataagatgaagaagaagaacaaggCTAGGGGACTGCAGATTAAGGTTGCTGTTGATGATAAG AAGGTTTCTCAGGTGATGAGCCGTGCAGCTCGTCTGAACGAAGCATTCTCAGTTGTGAAACATGTACCTCTAATTCGGCCTTCACTGCCTGCCATTGGCATCACAAGCTGGCCTGCGATGGCGATAAGATAA
- the LOC125194739 gene encoding uncharacterized protein LOC125194739, producing MERERDAAEQATAQIPRPIRLRTFVRREHDLAHQRLFADYFAEQPRWGPTVFHHRFRMRRVLFISIVQTLEARDEYFQYWVDGIDRPGLTPLQKCTVAIRQLAYGTTADMFDEYLHVGETTGRDCLKNFCRGIVEAYSDTYLRRPTARIARP from the coding sequence ATGGAGCGCGAGCGTGATGCGGCGGAGCAGGCGACGGCGCAGATCCCTCGACCGATTCGACTTAGGACGTTTGTCCGCCGCGAGCACGACTTAGCTCACCAACGCCTGTTCGCAGACTATTTTGCCGAGCAACCACGGTGGGGCCCGACGGTTTTTCACCACCGTTTTAGAATGCGGCGAGTTCTTTTTATCAGCATTGTCCAGACGTTGGAGGCACGTGATGAGTACTTCCAGTATTGGGTAGATGGCATCGACAGACCCGGACTTACGCCGTTGCagaagtgcacggttgcgatccggcagttggcctacggcacCACGGCagatatgttcgacgagtaccttcacGTCGGGGAGACAACTGGCCGCGATTGCCTGAAGAATTTTTGTAGGGGAATTGTGGAGGCTTATAGCGACACATATTTGCGAAGACCGACTGCTAGAATTGCCAGGCCTTGA
- the LOC125193012 gene encoding 11-beta-hydroxysteroid dehydrogenase B-like isoform X1: MQKVGRRGPVRGVQRWKRRSNTCSVNWCMQRKSVLNLFVPPASLVMLAFAWPALTFINTCEWLYNSYFLESHQLMHNKVVVITGASSGIGEQIAYEYAKRGAILVLVARREQRLRAISENARRLGAPNVMIVAADVVKEDDCRRFINETINQYGRVDHLVNSASLGHTFYFEEATDTNVFPILMDINFWGNVYPTHVALPYLRESNGRVIVNASVENWLPLPRMSLYAAAKSALINFYETLRFEVKDEVGITVATHGWIGTEMSRGKFMVEEGAEMQWKEEREVEASGGAVEEFARLIVAGACRGDPYVKYPSWYDIFFLYRVFAPKVLYWTFQFLLTGGGARRTSFIGTGRPLIEASPTMTRRRVVDHQRVE, translated from the exons ATGCAGAAGGTTGGAAGAAGAGGTCCAGTAAGAGGCGTACAGCGGTGGAAGCGGCGAAGCAACACGTGTAGTGTTAATTGGTGCATGCAGAGAAAGAG CGTGCTGAATCTGTTTGTGCCGCCGGCGAGCTTGGTGATGCTGGCCTTCGCCTGGCCGGCTCTCACCTTCATCAACACCTGTGAATGGCTCTACAACTCCTACTTCCTCGAATCTCACCAGCTTATGCACAACAAGGTCGTCGTCATCACCGGAGCTTCTTCCGGCATCGGAGAG CAAATTGCGTATGAATATGCGAAGAGGGGGGCCATTCTTGTATTGGTTGCGCGTAGAGAACAAAGGCTTAGAGCAATAAGTGAGAATGCTAGAAGGCTTGGGGCGCCCAATGTAATGATAGTGGCTGCCGATGTTGTCAAAGAGGACGACTGCAGGAGATTTATCAACGAAACCATTAACCAATATGGTCGCG TGGATCATCTGGTAAATTCTGCAAGTTTAGGCCATACTTTCTACTTTGAGGAGGCCACAGACACCAATGTCTTCCCTATTCTaatg GACATAAACTTCTGGGGTAATGTTTATCCGACCCACGTAGCACTTCCATATCTACGTGAATCCAACGGTCGTGTCATTGTCAATGCATCTGTCGAGAACTGGCTACCTTTGCCTCGGATGAGTTTATATGCT GCGGCAAAATCAGCTCTGATAAACTTTTACGAGACACTACGGTTTGAAGTGAAGGACGAGGTTGGAATTACAGTCGCGACGCATGGTTGGATCGGAACTGAGATGTCGAGAGGAAAATTCATGGTGGAGGAAGGCGCAGAGATGCAATGGAAGGAAGAAAGAGAA GTGGAGGCATCGGGTGGTGCGGTGGAGGAGTTTGCGAGGTTGATAGTGGCGGGCGCTTGCAGAGGCGATCCGTACGTGAAGTATCCGAGCTGGTACGACATTTTCTTCTTGTATAGGGTGTTTGCACCCAAGGTCCTCTACTGGACGTTCCAGTTTCTCCTAACTGGTGGCGGAGCACGGCGCACCTCTTTCATCGGAACGGGTAGGCCCCTTATAGAGGCCTCCCCGACGATGACGAGGCGGCGAGTAGTCGACCACCAGAGAGTTGAGTGA